A part of Setaria viridis chromosome 8, Setaria_viridis_v4.0, whole genome shotgun sequence genomic DNA contains:
- the LOC140220162 gene encoding uncharacterized protein, with translation MTPTLADVLMLTGLDITSADLPFHFPAKGSRRLETKSIGRWKGYIDRHIKSEIIDEKEHVAFLNMWLDKFVFCGRSAGPTTNLEPLAEALAMGSSIPLGKHLLGSAYHLLHQVSNKLLAGEPIGNLGGPSWFINLWLNLHLQHAYEYDIKSMSFPIDQPEEEPATTRRCMSYGEAASAVPSSKLTPSMVAEAFKCCYNGLTKGAIVWYAYHSEVPIFELPDCFDFVTCTFNGETLEAIIKLGILPANFFAGKGQYLTYEFNHPSAAARQLGFGQLPIRAYFADLVKPHGKHSSGFEYNRLSNLIPDATTINLESWTAATFNVKQFRLWWKEWKNHLFCMATGTYCRKFDPDFNDPDGGGIEFTPPTISQSNKSIAYAPPSADPLISYGAPSLMDIATIRKRKVSTFEKTTCKKRLQKGSTLAQATDPLVATSAPETNPTGAAAPQTAVLTEVALVAASLLIEAIQVISLLSNFVCTLSMLTLLLSTVCTIRT, from the exons ATGACCCCAACCTTAGCCGACGTCCTAATGTTGACGGGCTTGGATATCACTTCCGCCGATTTGCCATTTCACTTCCCGGCCAAGGGTTCTCGTCGGCTAGAGACAAAatccatcggccgatggaaaGGTTACATTGATCGTCACATCAAAAGCGAAATCATTGATGAAAAGGAGCATGTAGCCTTTTTGAATATGTGGTTGGACAAATTTGTGTTCTGTGGGAGATCAGCCGGCCCAACCACTAATCTGGAACCTTTGGCCGAAGCATTGGCGATGGGATCCTCAATTCCCCTAGGAAAGCATCTTCTTGGATCGGCCTATCACTTACTGCATCAAGTATCCAACAAACTATTGGCTGGAGAACCCATCGGCAATCTGGGCGGCCCCTCGTGGTTCATCAATCTATGGCTCAATCTTCACTTGCAACATGCCTACGAGTATGACATTAAGAGTATGTCCTTTCCCATAGATCAACCAGAGGAAGAGCCAGCTACAACCCGtcgatgcatgtcttatggtgaagcagcatcagctGTTCCTAGCAGTAAACTCACCCCTTCCATGGTAGCTGAGGCCTTCAAGTGTTGTTACAACGGACTCACTAAAGGGGCTATTGTCTGGTACGCTTATCACAGTGAAGTCCCCATTTTTGAGCTGCCAGATTGCTTCGACTTCGTCACGTGCACCTTTAATGGAGAAACCTTAGAGGCGATCATCAAACTTGGAATCCTCCCAGCTAATTTCTTTGCTGGTAAAGGTCAATACCTGACGTATGAATTTAATCACCCATCGGCAGCAGCTCGTCAACTCGGCTTTGGACAATTGCCGATAAGAGCTTACTTCGCTGATCTTGTGAAGCCCCATGGGAAACATTCTAGCGGTTTTGAATATAACAGACTTAGCAACTTAATCCCAGACGCCACCACCATCAACTTAGAATCATGGACAGCTGCCACCTTCAACGTTAAACAATTCAGGTTGTGGTGGAAGGAATGGAAGAATCATCTCTTCTGCATGGCGACAGGGACATACTGCAGGAAGTTTGACCCAGACTTCAATGATCCTGATGGAGGG GGTATTGAATTTACACCTCCAACCATTAGCCAAAGCAACAAGTCGATTGCCTATGCCCCTCCATCGGCTGATCCTCTCATCAGCTATGGTGCGCCATCCTTAATGGACATAGCCACAATCCGAAAGCGCAAAGTCTCCACCTTTGAGAAGACTACCTGCAAGAAGCGTCTTCAAAAGGGTTCAACATTGGCTCAAGCAACTGATCCGCTAGTAGCAACGTCAGCCCCGGAGACTAATCCGACGGGAGCAGCGGCACCCCAAACGGCCGTCCTGACAGAAGTAGCATTGGTGGCAGCATCACTCTTGATAGAGGCTATCCAAGTAATCTCATTGCTTTCAAACTTTGTATGTACCTTATCGATGCTAACTTTGCTTCTTTCAACTGTCTGCACAATCCGCACATGA